A region from the Malus domestica chromosome 07, GDT2T_hap1 genome encodes:
- the LOC114826144 gene encoding uncharacterized protein isoform X2, translated as MEALIASYGDSSSGSDSESPAPPSPPPPELNNPQEPTPALPPPPLSLLDSPNSFGFLDLSASAQPSRVRNFPHVEGNYAVHVYIPVYIPPAPRKEMALFLNKLASLVPGLHAVDVDFPLDILRKDEHKLEQVALGREFHISLGRTVPIRVHQIDSLVTMLRQKLQIQRRYWIDFSKWEVFVNDDQTRTFVSIEIIAAGLAEICDIPTMTRPPNNSARDLQHLSYPPRPLRPVRPL; from the exons ATGGAGGCCCTGATTGCCTCGTACGGAGACTCGTCGTCGGGCTCAGACTCCGAGTCGCCGGCTCCACCTTCACCACCACCTCCGGAGCTCAACAACCCTCAAGAACCGACCCCTGCGCTGCCTCCACCTCCTCTTTCACTTCTCGACAGCCCCAATTCCTTCG GATTTCTGGACTTATCGGCAAGCGCCCAGCCGAGCAGAGTTCGGAACTTTCCTCACGTCGAAGGGAACTACGCAGTACATGTATACATCCCAG TTTATATACCACCAGCACCAAGGAAAGAGATGGCCTTGTTTTTGAACAAGCTAGCTTCTCTGGTGCCTGGTCTCCATGCGGTTGACGTTGACTTCCCGCTTGACATTCTGCGTAAGGACGAGCACAAGCTTGAACAAGTTGCTTTAGGCAGAGAGTTCCATATAAGTCTCGGAAGAACTGTTCCGATTCGGGTGCACCAGATTGATTCCTTGGTGACAATGCTGCGGCAGAAGCTTCAGATTCAGAGGCG GTATTGGATTGATTTTAGCAAGTGGGAGGTTTTTGTTAATGATGATCAGACCCGGACCTTTGTGTCTATCGAAATCATTGCTGCTGGGTTAGCTGAG ATCTGCGACATCCCAACGATGACCCGCCCACCCAACAACTCTGCTCGTGACTTGCAACACCTCTCGTACCCTCCACGCCCCTTGAGGCCCGTCAGACCACTCTGA
- the LOC114826144 gene encoding uncharacterized protein isoform X1 — MEALIASYGDSSSGSDSESPAPPSPPPPELNNPQEPTPALPPPPLSLLDSPNSFGFLDLSASAQPSRVRNFPHVEGNYAVHVYIPVYIPPAPRKEMALFLNKLASLVPGLHAVDVDFPLDILRKDEHKLEQVALGREFHISLGRTVPIRVHQIDSLVTMLRQKLQIQRRYWIDFSKWEVFVNDDQTRTFVSIEIIAAGLAEITKQIQAVNEDPRPHISVAWALGDISNSLKKVVEEERRRSTIGGSLQKCIFTSKFNGIECRIGNKTQNM; from the exons ATGGAGGCCCTGATTGCCTCGTACGGAGACTCGTCGTCGGGCTCAGACTCCGAGTCGCCGGCTCCACCTTCACCACCACCTCCGGAGCTCAACAACCCTCAAGAACCGACCCCTGCGCTGCCTCCACCTCCTCTTTCACTTCTCGACAGCCCCAATTCCTTCG GATTTCTGGACTTATCGGCAAGCGCCCAGCCGAGCAGAGTTCGGAACTTTCCTCACGTCGAAGGGAACTACGCAGTACATGTATACATCCCAG TTTATATACCACCAGCACCAAGGAAAGAGATGGCCTTGTTTTTGAACAAGCTAGCTTCTCTGGTGCCTGGTCTCCATGCGGTTGACGTTGACTTCCCGCTTGACATTCTGCGTAAGGACGAGCACAAGCTTGAACAAGTTGCTTTAGGCAGAGAGTTCCATATAAGTCTCGGAAGAACTGTTCCGATTCGGGTGCACCAGATTGATTCCTTGGTGACAATGCTGCGGCAGAAGCTTCAGATTCAGAGGCG GTATTGGATTGATTTTAGCAAGTGGGAGGTTTTTGTTAATGATGATCAGACCCGGACCTTTGTGTCTATCGAAATCATTGCTGCTGGGTTAGCTGAG ATAACAAAGCAGATTCAAGCTGTGAATGAG GATCCGCGCCCTCACATCTCGGTAGCTTGGGCATTGGGTGACATCAGCAATTCCCTGAAGAAAGTGGTTGAAGAAGAAAGACGAAGATCTACCATCGGAGGATCGTTACAGAAATGTATTTTTACCAGTAAATTCAATGGTATCGAATGTAGGATTGGTAATAAGACACAAAATATGTAA